A genomic window from Cloacibacillus evryensis DSM 19522 includes:
- a CDS encoding aldehyde dehydrogenase family protein, with protein sequence MLNKEPELQKQYGLFINGEWRPASDGKYFKAHCPANGKVLAECAEATREDVDLAVTTAWEAWKSWKNVDPAKRADILLKIADVIDANKEHLAMVESLNNGKPIRETMAIDIPFSADHFRYFAGAVRTEEGSAAMLDENTMSIILREPIGVVGQIVPWNFPFLMAAWKLAPVLAAGCCTVFKPSSLTPLSVLELARLISGILPPGVFNVVTGKGSKAGQFMLEHEGFRKLAFTGSTDVGGDVAKAAAHRLIPSTLELGGKSANIYFPDCKWDMAMDGLQLGILFNQGQVCCAGSRVFVHEDIYDKFVKDAVKAFNKIKVGMPWEPKSQMGSQIDKNQVKKIQQCVDMGVAEGARVACGGHPLAEGEFAHGAFYAPTLLVDVTNDMKVAQEEIFGPVACVIKFKTEEEVVAMANDNAYGLGGAVWTRDINRAIRVCRGIETGRMWVNTYNSIPAGAPFGGYKASGIGRETHKVILEHYTQMKNIMINLSEAPSGFYPKG encoded by the coding sequence ATGCTTAACAAAGAACCGGAACTGCAAAAGCAGTATGGATTGTTTATCAACGGAGAATGGCGGCCGGCAAGCGACGGCAAATACTTCAAGGCCCACTGTCCGGCCAATGGAAAGGTACTGGCCGAGTGCGCCGAGGCTACGCGGGAGGATGTCGACCTTGCCGTGACCACGGCGTGGGAAGCCTGGAAGAGCTGGAAAAATGTCGACCCGGCAAAGAGAGCCGACATCCTGCTCAAGATCGCCGACGTGATCGACGCCAACAAAGAACACCTCGCGATGGTGGAATCGCTGAACAACGGCAAACCGATCCGTGAGACGATGGCCATCGACATCCCCTTCTCCGCAGACCACTTCCGCTATTTCGCGGGAGCGGTGCGCACCGAAGAGGGCAGCGCGGCCATGCTCGACGAAAATACCATGTCGATAATCCTCCGCGAACCGATCGGCGTCGTCGGACAGATCGTGCCGTGGAACTTCCCCTTCCTCATGGCGGCCTGGAAGCTCGCGCCGGTGCTCGCCGCCGGCTGCTGCACGGTATTCAAGCCATCGAGCCTGACGCCGCTTTCCGTGCTTGAACTCGCGCGCCTCATCAGCGGCATCCTGCCGCCGGGCGTCTTCAACGTCGTCACCGGCAAAGGCTCAAAAGCCGGACAGTTCATGCTGGAGCATGAGGGATTCAGGAAACTGGCCTTCACCGGCTCGACCGACGTCGGCGGAGACGTCGCCAAGGCGGCGGCGCACCGCCTGATCCCCTCGACGCTCGAACTGGGCGGCAAATCGGCGAACATCTACTTCCCCGACTGCAAATGGGATATGGCGATGGACGGCCTGCAGCTCGGCATCCTCTTCAACCAGGGGCAGGTCTGCTGCGCCGGCTCGCGCGTATTCGTACATGAGGACATCTACGACAAATTCGTAAAAGACGCCGTCAAAGCCTTCAACAAAATCAAAGTCGGTATGCCGTGGGAGCCGAAGAGCCAGATGGGCAGCCAGATAGACAAAAACCAGGTCAAGAAGATCCAGCAGTGCGTCGACATGGGCGTCGCGGAGGGCGCGCGTGTCGCCTGCGGCGGACACCCGCTCGCCGAGGGTGAATTTGCGCACGGCGCCTTCTATGCGCCGACCCTGCTCGTCGATGTGACAAACGACATGAAAGTGGCGCAGGAGGAGATCTTCGGCCCCGTCGCCTGCGTCATAAAATTCAAGACGGAGGAAGAGGTCGTCGCGATGGCCAACGACAACGCCTACGGCCTCGGCGGAGCGGTCTGGACGCGCGACATCAACCGCGCGATAAGGGTCTGCCGCGGCATCGAGACGGGACGCATGTGGGTCAACACCTACAATTCGATCCCCGCGGGCGCGCCCTTCGGCGGCTATAAGGCGAGCGGGATCGGACGCGAGACACACAAGGTGATCCTCGAACACTACACCCAGATGAAAAACATCATGATAAACCTCAGCGAAGCCCCGAGCGGCTTCTATCCGAAAGGATAA
- a CDS encoding MFS transporter, whose protein sequence is MFLTEKAASMSGTVFASLKHRDFRIFWIGQCVSLMGTWMQRTALVWLVYTITNSPFKVGLVGVAQYLPILLFTLFSGAIVDRFSKRRLLIVTQSLLMLQALALALLTFFHCEQYWLLLLLCTALGLTTTVDMPARLSFFMDLVGKEDIMNAVSLNSTIVNLARIIGPAAAGIVMELGGASVCFFINAVSFLAVIFSLTRIKTVEKPSFPRTQNVVADVKEGLDYIRGSETLVINVIFLAVLCTFAMNSDVIIPVFARTVLGMGAGAYTRLLSAVGLGSLIGAVVMAGLARYGVRKWFLPAAAAGETIILIAMGLCRSYGLVLVMVTLLGILNLMFLNSGNSIFQLYAPEKYRGRVMSVYALITVGSTTFGNFYAGVVMQAFGGWAGWPFCGIAAGLSLWLLLRKKRAVLESWFKQSA, encoded by the coding sequence ATGTTTCTCACAGAGAAAGCGGCCTCCATGTCGGGGACGGTCTTTGCCTCACTAAAACACCGGGATTTCCGGATATTCTGGATCGGACAGTGCGTCTCGCTGATGGGCACCTGGATGCAGCGCACGGCGCTCGTATGGCTCGTCTACACGATCACGAACTCTCCGTTCAAAGTGGGGCTTGTCGGCGTGGCGCAGTATCTTCCGATATTACTGTTCACTCTCTTTTCCGGCGCGATCGTCGACCGTTTTTCAAAGCGCAGGCTGCTCATCGTAACACAGTCCCTGCTGATGCTACAGGCGCTCGCTCTCGCGCTGCTTACGTTTTTTCACTGCGAACAGTACTGGCTGCTGCTGTTGCTCTGCACGGCGCTGGGGCTCACGACGACCGTCGACATGCCGGCGCGCCTGTCGTTTTTCATGGACCTCGTCGGCAAGGAAGACATAATGAACGCCGTGTCGCTGAACTCGACGATAGTGAACCTGGCGCGCATAATCGGGCCGGCCGCCGCGGGAATAGTCATGGAGCTTGGCGGAGCCTCCGTCTGCTTTTTTATAAACGCGGTCAGCTTTCTCGCCGTCATTTTCAGCCTTACCCGGATCAAGACCGTTGAAAAGCCCTCCTTCCCCCGGACGCAGAACGTCGTTGCGGATGTGAAAGAGGGGCTCGATTACATCCGCGGCAGCGAGACGCTCGTCATAAACGTTATTTTTCTGGCGGTTTTATGCACCTTCGCGATGAACAGCGACGTCATCATCCCGGTCTTCGCCCGTACCGTGCTCGGAATGGGCGCAGGGGCCTATACGAGGCTCCTTTCCGCGGTCGGGCTCGGCTCGCTTATCGGTGCGGTCGTTATGGCCGGCCTCGCAAGATACGGCGTCAGAAAGTGGTTCCTTCCCGCCGCCGCGGCCGGCGAAACGATCATTCTTATCGCGATGGGCCTCTGCCGCAGCTACGGCCTTGTGCTCGTAATGGTAACGCTACTCGGGATACTGAACCTCATGTTCCTGAACAGCGGAAACTCGATCTTCCAGCTCTACGCGCCCGAGAAATACCGCGGCCGCGTCATGAGCGTCTATGCGCTTATAACGGTCGGCTCCACAACGTTCGGGAACTTTTACGCGGGCGTCGTCATGCAGGCGTTCGGCGGCTGGGCCGGCTGGCCCTTCTGCGGCATAGCGGCGGGGCTGTCGCTGTGGCTGCTTTTAAGGAAGAAGCGCGCGGTGCTGGAAAGCTGGTTCAAGCAGTCGGCATAG
- a CDS encoding amidohydrolase family protein: protein MKIIDAHVHIYPEFLKKERDRIAAREPWFELLTSSKVQKWGTAEELVAAMDEAGITQSRATTFAFRDQGLCREMNDYVLEAAKRFPGRIVPLAVVSPLRPGAAGEAERAFDAGAAGLGELFPDGQGFDLQDAAALRGICGVCLERGKPLMIHTAEQAGHQYAGKGAYGAREAAAFCRNFPMVKVTFAHFGGGLWAFEAMPEMRLLLANASYDTAAWPWLYEPQIIDAIFAAGAGDKIMFGSDWPILKFPRYEKLIGETRLSEGDKEKLLGGNAARIFGGGREPAMPTA from the coding sequence ATGAAGATAATCGATGCGCACGTACACATATATCCCGAATTTCTCAAAAAAGAGCGCGACAGGATCGCCGCGCGCGAACCGTGGTTTGAGCTGCTGACCTCGTCGAAGGTGCAGAAATGGGGCACGGCGGAGGAGCTTGTCGCGGCGATGGACGAGGCCGGGATCACGCAGTCGCGCGCCACGACCTTCGCCTTTCGCGACCAGGGGCTCTGCCGCGAGATGAACGACTATGTGCTGGAGGCGGCGAAACGCTTTCCGGGGCGCATCGTTCCGCTTGCCGTCGTCTCGCCGCTTCGCCCAGGAGCGGCCGGGGAGGCCGAGCGCGCCTTTGACGCCGGAGCCGCCGGGCTGGGCGAGCTTTTTCCCGACGGCCAAGGCTTCGACCTGCAGGACGCGGCGGCGCTGCGCGGAATATGCGGCGTCTGCCTCGAGCGCGGCAAGCCTCTTATGATACACACGGCGGAGCAGGCGGGGCACCAGTATGCGGGCAAGGGCGCGTACGGCGCGCGCGAAGCGGCCGCTTTCTGCCGGAATTTTCCGATGGTGAAGGTGACGTTCGCGCACTTCGGCGGCGGCCTCTGGGCCTTCGAGGCGATGCCGGAGATGCGGCTGCTGCTTGCGAACGCGAGCTATGACACGGCGGCGTGGCCGTGGCTCTATGAGCCGCAGATAATAGACGCGATCTTCGCAGCCGGAGCCGGCGATAAGATAATGTTCGGCTCGGACTGGCCGATCCTGAAATTTCCGCGTTATGAGAAGCTTATAGGCGAAACCAGGCTTTCGGAGGGAGATAAAGAAAAGCTGCTCGGCGGGAATGCGGCGCGTATATTCGGCGGCGGCCGTGAGCCCGCTATGCCGACTGCTTGA